A section of the Clostridium sp. TW13 genome encodes:
- a CDS encoding anaerobic ribonucleoside triphosphate reductase, which translates to MLHVVKRDGRKVNFNSEKISVAVRKSAEELGYDLKESQLLDTVKKTINYVEASEKNEVTVEEIQNFVEQSLKDCNLGNVASAYSSYRKERTRIREIKSDLMEAISKIGVETDRDNANVGNNFSSKLLRIASESNKWHNLYNMPKKLAKAHENGDIYYHDLDSYNLTTNCLHIPTREMLENGFNTGYGTINPPRRIESAAELSCILLQSTQNDMFGGQSHPDFDNDMGIFVDPTRQEVRAELVELGVEGDKLEQLVETRLKKRIHQAMQGVVYNLNTMHSRAGSQVPFSSVNIGLPTSRDAALICEIFLLEYENGLGKGEQPIFPNIIFRVKEGVNREKNDPYYYLFELACKVAAKRMNPTFMNIDADFNKEYYDKGYVPATMGCRTYLMKNVNGEPGCKGRGNIAPATINLPRIGILAKGDINKFFSLLQERLDLAKESLLHRYSVLKQLRVKDLPFVAGQGLMKGSEGLSPDDSIEPILKQGTWGIGFIGLAETLIALTGKHHGEDDTARELGLKIITYIREYTDKITDETQLNWSCYATPAEGLSGKFIKQDKKVFGIIKGVTDKDYYTNSYHVPVYYSISIKRKIDIEAPYHKLCNAGHITYLEVDDVPNSEAIMDILQYAYKNTNISYLGINFHIRYCRECGTYLHNAEAKCTYCGSTNIQGVSRVTGYLSLDERFGPGKAEERADRKTHTETHRNTYK; encoded by the coding sequence ATGCTACATGTTGTAAAAAGAGATGGCCGTAAAGTAAATTTCAATTCAGAAAAAATATCTGTGGCTGTTAGAAAATCAGCCGAGGAATTAGGATATGACTTAAAAGAAAGTCAATTACTTGATACAGTCAAAAAGACAATAAATTATGTTGAAGCTTCAGAAAAAAATGAGGTTACAGTAGAAGAAATACAAAATTTTGTTGAACAATCATTAAAGGATTGTAATCTAGGTAATGTGGCTAGTGCATATTCAAGTTATAGAAAAGAGAGAACAAGAATCAGAGAGATTAAGTCTGATTTAATGGAAGCTATAAGCAAAATTGGAGTTGAAACGGATAGAGATAATGCAAATGTAGGCAATAACTTTTCATCAAAGCTATTGAGAATAGCATCAGAATCCAATAAATGGCATAACCTATATAACATGCCAAAGAAGTTAGCCAAAGCTCATGAAAATGGAGATATATATTATCATGATTTGGATAGTTATAATTTAACAACCAATTGTCTTCATATACCAACAAGAGAGATGTTGGAAAATGGATTTAATACAGGATATGGAACTATAAATCCACCAAGAAGAATTGAATCTGCAGCAGAATTGTCATGTATATTGTTGCAATCAACTCAAAATGATATGTTTGGTGGCCAATCACATCCTGATTTTGATAATGATATGGGGATATTTGTTGACCCAACAAGACAAGAAGTTAGAGCTGAGTTAGTAGAGCTTGGTGTAGAAGGAGATAAATTAGAGCAATTAGTAGAAACTAGATTGAAGAAGAGAATTCATCAAGCTATGCAAGGTGTAGTGTATAATTTAAATACTATGCATTCAAGAGCTGGTTCTCAGGTTCCATTTAGTTCAGTTAATATAGGATTACCTACTTCAAGAGATGCTGCACTTATTTGTGAGATATTTCTTTTAGAATATGAGAATGGTTTAGGAAAAGGCGAGCAACCAATATTCCCTAACATCATATTTAGAGTTAAGGAAGGCGTAAACAGGGAAAAGAATGATCCTTATTATTATTTATTTGAGCTTGCTTGTAAGGTAGCAGCTAAGAGAATGAACCCAACATTTATGAATATTGATGCTGATTTTAATAAAGAATATTATGATAAGGGATATGTTCCAGCTACAATGGGCTGCAGAACTTATTTGATGAAGAATGTAAATGGAGAACCAGGTTGTAAGGGTAGAGGTAATATAGCTCCAGCAACTATAAACTTGCCTAGAATAGGTATATTAGCTAAAGGTGATATAAATAAGTTCTTCAGTTTATTGCAGGAAAGATTAGATTTAGCAAAAGAATCTCTGTTACATAGATACTCTGTATTAAAGCAGCTTAGAGTAAAGGATTTACCATTTGTTGCTGGTCAAGGACTTATGAAAGGCTCTGAGGGGTTAAGCCCAGATGATTCTATAGAACCTATCTTAAAGCAAGGAACTTGGGGAATAGGATTTATAGGTCTGGCAGAAACTTTAATTGCCCTAACAGGAAAACATCATGGAGAAGATGATACTGCAAGGGAATTAGGATTAAAGATCATAACTTATATTAGAGAATATACAGATAAGATAACAGATGAAACTCAATTGAACTGGTCATGTTATGCGACTCCAGCAGAAGGACTTTCAGGAAAGTTCATAAAACAAGATAAAAAGGTATTTGGCATAATAAAAGGAGTAACAGATAAGGATTATTATACAAATTCATATCATGTGCCAGTATATTATTCAATATCAATAAAGAGAAAGATAGACATTGAAGCTCCTTACCATAAGTTATGTAATGCAGGTCATATAACTTACTTAGAAGTGGATGATGTACCTAATAGTGAAGCTATAATGGATATTCTTCAATATGCGTATAAGAATACTAACATAAGTTACCTAGGTATCAACTTCCATATAAGATACTGCAGAGAATGCGGAACTTACCTTCATAATGCAGAAGCAAAATGTACTTATTGCGGAAGTACTAATATACAAGGGGTTTCAAGAGTAACAGGATATCTATCATTAGATGAAAGATTTGGTCCTGGAAAAGCTGAAGAAAGAGCTGATAGAAAAACGCATACAGAAACTCATAGAAATACTTATAAATAA
- the argS gene encoding arginine--tRNA ligase → MDMFINKITKTISEKFEENGYDSEYGKVNVSNRPDLCQFQCNGALAAAKKYKKAPVAIATEIVESLKSVDIFESLSIAGPGFINITVKDSFLVQYINSMKEDEKCGGSTEEAPKTIVVDYGGANVAKPLHVGHLRSAIIGESIKRTAKFLGHNVIGDVHLGDWGLQMGMVITEVKRRNPELPYFDDNFTGEYPKEAPFTIDALEQIYPHASKLAKSDEAIMEEAKQATLELQNGRRGYVALWKHILNVSVTDLKRNYAALNVDFDLWKGESDAQPYIPDMVKYLKDNNYAYESEGALVVDVSKEDDKFEVPPFLVLKSDGSSLYGTTDLATIIQRTQDFSPNEIIYLADKRQSLHFEQLFRCAKKSNILPENTELDFIGFGTMNGKDGKPFKTREGGVMRLQDLIEIIKSAVREKVVQSDSVSEDQVEETARKIGAAALKYGDLSNQATKDYIFDIERFSSFEGNTGPYILYTVVRIKSILSKCVEISSKEGISITGPYSDAERDLMLQLVKFNEYINVSFKDKAPHKICEYIYDLSNTFSRFYSSTKIVAEEDINKKTSWVALISLVQKVLELGLDLLGIEAPDKM, encoded by the coding sequence ATGGATATGTTTATTAACAAAATAACTAAAACAATATCTGAAAAGTTTGAAGAAAATGGCTATGATAGTGAATATGGAAAAGTTAATGTATCTAACAGACCGGATTTGTGCCAGTTTCAATGTAATGGTGCTTTAGCGGCTGCAAAGAAATATAAAAAGGCTCCAGTTGCTATTGCTACAGAAATTGTAGAGAGCCTTAAGTCTGTAGATATATTTGAAAGCTTATCAATAGCAGGACCTGGATTTATAAACATTACTGTTAAGGATAGTTTCTTAGTTCAATATATCAACAGCATGAAGGAAGATGAAAAATGTGGAGGGTCAACAGAAGAAGCACCTAAAACCATAGTTGTAGATTATGGTGGAGCTAATGTTGCTAAACCACTGCATGTAGGACATTTACGTTCTGCAATAATAGGAGAGAGTATAAAGAGAACTGCTAAGTTCTTAGGACACAATGTTATTGGTGATGTTCATCTTGGAGATTGGGGCTTACAAATGGGTATGGTAATAACTGAGGTAAAGAGACGTAACCCAGAGTTACCTTACTTTGATGACAATTTTACAGGAGAATACCCTAAAGAAGCACCATTTACAATAGATGCTCTTGAACAAATTTATCCTCATGCAAGTAAGTTAGCTAAGAGTGATGAAGCCATAATGGAAGAAGCAAAGCAAGCAACTCTAGAGCTTCAAAATGGAAGAAGAGGTTATGTAGCATTATGGAAGCATATTTTAAATGTTTCTGTTACTGACTTAAAGAGAAATTATGCAGCTTTAAATGTAGATTTCGATTTATGGAAGGGTGAAAGTGATGCTCAACCATATATTCCTGATATGGTTAAGTATCTTAAAGACAACAACTATGCTTACGAGAGTGAAGGAGCATTAGTGGTTGATGTATCTAAGGAAGATGATAAATTTGAAGTGCCACCATTCTTAGTATTAAAATCTGATGGTTCTTCATTATATGGAACTACAGACTTAGCCACTATAATCCAAAGAACTCAAGATTTTTCTCCAAATGAAATAATCTATTTAGCAGATAAAAGGCAATCTCTACACTTTGAACAGTTGTTTAGATGTGCAAAGAAATCAAATATATTACCAGAGAATACAGAGCTAGACTTTATAGGTTTTGGGACAATGAATGGTAAGGATGGAAAGCCATTTAAGACTCGTGAGGGCGGTGTTATGAGACTTCAGGATTTAATTGAAATAATTAAATCTGCTGTAAGAGAAAAGGTTGTTCAAAGTGATTCAGTTTCTGAAGATCAAGTAGAAGAAACAGCTAGAAAGATAGGTGCAGCTGCGCTTAAATATGGTGACTTATCAAATCAAGCAACTAAAGACTATATTTTTGATATAGAGAGATTCTCTTCTTTTGAAGGAAACACAGGTCCATATATTTTATATACTGTAGTTAGAATAAAATCTATACTATCTAAGTGTGTAGAGATAAGTTCTAAAGAAGGTATTTCAATTACTGGACCATATAGTGATGCTGAAAGAGATCTTATGCTGCAATTGGTTAAGTTTAACGAATATATAAATGTAAGTTTTAAAGATAAAGCTCCTCATAAGATATGTGAGTACATTTATGATTTATCAAATACATTTAGTAGATTCTACAGTAGCACAAAAATTGTTGCTGAAGAAGATATAAATAAGAAAACTTCATGGGTTGCGTTAATATCATTGGTTCAAAAGGTACTTGAATTAGGATTAGATTTATTAGGTATTGAAGCACCAGATAAGATGTAA
- the nrdG gene encoding anaerobic ribonucleoside-triphosphate reductase activating protein, whose amino-acid sequence MKKIRLAGIIYESLVNGPGMRRVYFSQGCKHNCKGCHNQDSHDFKGGEIMDINELIADLKDNPIVRGVTFSGGDPFEQADKFAYMATKIKELGLNIWCYTGYTFEEIMSNVNSKKEWLDLLQNIDVLVDGRFDIDKMQDALKFRGSTNQRIINVPESLRTGEVVLQEGYEI is encoded by the coding sequence ATGAAGAAAATAAGATTAGCAGGGATAATCTACGAGAGCTTAGTAAATGGTCCAGGGATGAGAAGAGTATATTTTTCTCAAGGATGTAAGCATAATTGTAAGGGTTGCCATAATCAAGATAGTCATGATTTTAAAGGTGGAGAAATCATGGATATAAACGAATTGATTGCTGACTTAAAAGATAATCCTATAGTAAGAGGTGTAACCTTTAGTGGAGGAGATCCATTTGAGCAAGCTGATAAGTTTGCATATATGGCAACTAAAATTAAAGAATTAGGCTTAAACATATGGTGTTATACAGGATATACTTTCGAAGAGATAATGAGCAATGTAAATTCAAAGAAAGAATGGTTGGATTTATTGCAAAATATAGATGTATTGGTTGATGGAAGATTTGACATAGATAAAATGCAAGATGCGTTAAAGTTCAGAGGTTCAACAAATCAACGCATAATTAACGTGCCTGAAAGTTTGAGAACAGGTGAAGTGGTACTACAGGAAGGTTATGAAATATAA
- a CDS encoding alpha/beta hydrolase — protein MKKIKTKINNILIMTLVFFSFITILSYVGVNIFITSPEKSFKKLDNLSIAYIKKGSGSPLLLVHDLNSSSADFNSVIGELSKRYTVIAIDLPGFGESTKPENLDYSINNLSYTCNKFMNSLGYKQYSVIGHGFGANISLELATYDNVTSSLLLAPHQLTNTTTSIPSSIADIIKNNYFYSLYKYKLNFFNSSNIDYNIFEENLKVNNTTSTVILNKLYLDNKSYDPVKNVKKTKAKLLIIYGTDNKSDVTTYNYNLFTLYPNSSFIKINNCKQNPHIEAKSIFLKEAFSFI, from the coding sequence ATGAAAAAAATCAAAACTAAAATTAATAATATCCTTATTATGACCTTAGTATTTTTCAGTTTTATAACTATACTAAGCTATGTAGGTGTAAATATATTCATTACATCTCCAGAAAAATCTTTTAAAAAGCTTGATAATTTAAGCATTGCTTATATAAAAAAAGGAAGTGGAAGTCCACTATTACTTGTTCACGATCTTAATAGTTCCTCAGCTGATTTTAATTCCGTCATTGGTGAACTTTCTAAAAGGTATACAGTAATAGCAATAGATTTACCTGGTTTTGGTGAATCCACTAAACCTGAGAATTTAGATTATTCAATTAATAATTTATCTTATACCTGTAATAAATTCATGAATTCTCTAGGATATAAACAGTATTCAGTAATTGGTCATGGTTTTGGTGCTAATATTTCTCTTGAATTAGCAACTTATGATAATGTAACTAGTTCACTGTTACTTGCACCTCATCAATTAACTAATACTACTACTTCAATACCTTCATCAATTGCAGATATAATTAAAAATAATTACTTTTATTCTCTATATAAATATAAGTTAAATTTCTTTAATTCTTCCAATATTGATTATAATATATTTGAAGAGAATTTGAAGGTTAACAACACTACTTCTACAGTTATCTTGAACAAGTTATATTTAGATAATAAATCCTATGATCCCGTAAAGAATGTTAAAAAAACAAAAGCAAAGCTTCTTATTATATATGGTACAGACAATAAATCAGATGTAACTACCTACAACTATAATCTGTTTACCCTTTATCCAAACTCTTCTTTTATTAAAATAAATAACTGTAAGCAAAATCCTCACATAGAGGCTAAATCCATATTTTTAAAGGAAGCATTCAGCTTTATCTAA
- the asnS gene encoding asparagine--tRNA ligase — MNKSIFIKTLYRNEQDYLNKEVQISGWIRTLRASNAFGFIEVNDGTFFKNIQVVFEQNLENFKEISKLPISSSITVVGKLVATPEAKQPFEIQAKQIILEGMSDSDFPLQKKRHTFEYLRTISHLRPRSNAFSAVFRVRSVAAYAIHKFFQERNFVYVNTPLITGSDTEGAGEMFRVTTLDMTNPPKTENGNIDYSQDFFGKESNLTVSGQLNGEAFALAFRNIYTFGPTFRAENSNTTRHAAEFWMVEPELAFADLSDYMDCAEDMLKYVIQYVMDECPEEMEFFNSFIDKGLLERLNHVVNSEFKRISYTEAVELLQKCDKPFEYKVEWGADLQTEHERYLTEEIFKKPVFVTDYPKDIKAFYMRMNEDNKTVAAADCLVPGIGEIIGGSQREERLANLEARIAELGLKKEDYWWYLELRKYGETKHAGYGLGFERLIMYITGMSNIRDVIPFPRTTGLCDF, encoded by the coding sequence ATGAATAAATCAATTTTTATCAAAACACTTTATAGAAACGAGCAAGATTACTTAAATAAAGAAGTACAAATTTCAGGCTGGATAAGAACATTAAGAGCCTCTAATGCTTTTGGCTTCATTGAAGTTAATGATGGTACTTTCTTTAAAAACATTCAAGTGGTTTTTGAGCAAAACCTTGAAAACTTCAAAGAAATATCTAAACTTCCAATAAGCTCATCAATAACTGTTGTAGGAAAACTTGTAGCTACTCCTGAAGCAAAACAACCTTTCGAAATTCAAGCAAAACAAATTATATTAGAAGGTATGTCAGATTCAGATTTTCCACTACAAAAGAAAAGACATACATTTGAATATTTAAGAACGATATCTCATTTAAGACCAAGAAGTAATGCATTCTCTGCAGTATTTAGAGTTCGTTCAGTAGCTGCGTATGCTATACATAAGTTCTTCCAAGAAAGAAACTTTGTTTATGTAAATACACCATTAATAACAGGTTCAGATACTGAAGGTGCTGGCGAAATGTTCAGAGTAACAACTTTAGACATGACAAATCCTCCAAAAACTGAAAATGGAAATATAGATTACAGTCAAGATTTCTTTGGTAAAGAATCTAATTTAACAGTTTCAGGCCAATTGAATGGTGAAGCTTTTGCTTTGGCTTTTAGAAATATTTACACATTTGGACCTACTTTCAGAGCTGAAAATTCAAATACCACAAGACATGCTGCTGAATTCTGGATGGTTGAACCAGAACTTGCTTTTGCAGATTTATCAGATTATATGGATTGTGCAGAAGATATGCTTAAATATGTAATTCAATATGTTATGGATGAATGTCCAGAAGAAATGGAATTCTTCAATAGCTTCATAGATAAGGGATTATTAGAAAGATTAAATCATGTTGTAAACTCAGAATTTAAGAGAATCAGCTACACTGAAGCAGTAGAATTACTACAAAAATGTGATAAACCATTTGAATATAAAGTTGAATGGGGTGCCGATTTACAAACAGAACATGAAAGATATTTAACAGAAGAAATCTTTAAAAAGCCTGTTTTTGTAACTGATTATCCAAAGGATATAAAAGCATTCTACATGAGAATGAATGAAGATAATAAAACTGTTGCAGCTGCTGACTGTCTAGTACCTGGAATAGGAGAAATCATTGGTGGAAGTCAAAGAGAAGAAAGACTAGCTAACCTTGAAGCAAGAATAGCTGAACTTGGCTTAAAGAAGGAAGATTACTGGTGGTATCTTGAATTAAGAAAGTACGGAGAAACTAAACATGCAGGATATGGACTTGGTTTTGAAAGACTTATCATGTACATTACTGGAATGTCAAACATAAGAGACGTAATTCCGTTCCCAAGAACTACAGGATTATGTGACTTCTAA
- a CDS encoding S41 family peptidase — translation MKYIKNLIFSLFCILVFCMSSLIINLVYKYSIYTNHCNMVDTMPYYDDLIFLKNVLPKKHPDLFFKISQESYYGKINNLFDNQNKYTVDKMRLEIMKLIASIGDGHTETYVKTNRYFPISFYWFDNNSLRITGCIKKYKRLLGYRVIKINNVPLSSIVNTLNSICPNESSAWQKHKLLINLENYELLKVLNIIPSGYLDLELEDLSGKKLNAKIFPFTQEKFQESTFIDLQRTKQTIPQRPVNSNENYWYTTDTASKIFYFKYHSCLDRNTALIIGEDTSSYDANLNSFFDKLVKDFDNSSAEKFIIDVRGNLGGNPKLIKFLIKKLSIDSKFNNFQKSKNRIFVFTDNSTFSAGAFAALNFKQSFSNVKIIGEPTGGVQKVFANPRTKLLSCSNLFLTYSTKVYSDGSSERTSINPDINPQTSLRDEFFRVDSDYETVKMLKIR, via the coding sequence ATGAAGTATATTAAAAACTTAATATTTTCTCTCTTTTGTATACTAGTATTTTGCATGTCCTCATTAATCATCAATTTAGTTTATAAATATTCAATTTATACAAATCATTGCAATATGGTTGATACTATGCCTTATTATGATGATTTAATTTTTTTAAAGAATGTTCTTCCTAAGAAACATCCAGATTTATTTTTTAAGATTTCACAAGAAAGTTATTATGGCAAGATTAACAACTTATTCGATAACCAAAATAAATACACTGTTGATAAGATGAGATTAGAAATTATGAAGCTCATAGCCTCTATAGGAGATGGGCATACTGAAACCTATGTAAAAACCAATAGATACTTTCCAATATCATTTTACTGGTTTGATAATAATTCTCTACGTATAACAGGCTGTATTAAAAAATACAAAAGATTATTAGGATATAGAGTCATAAAAATAAATAATGTTCCTTTGTCTTCAATCGTAAATACACTTAATTCAATATGTCCAAATGAAAGCAGTGCTTGGCAAAAGCATAAACTTTTAATCAATCTTGAAAACTATGAACTTTTAAAAGTCTTAAATATAATTCCTTCTGGTTATTTAGATTTAGAATTAGAAGATTTATCTGGCAAAAAACTAAATGCAAAGATTTTTCCATTCACACAAGAAAAGTTTCAAGAATCAACCTTCATAGATTTGCAAAGAACTAAACAAACTATTCCTCAAAGACCTGTCAACAGTAACGAGAATTATTGGTATACTACCGATACTGCTTCAAAAATATTCTATTTTAAATATCATTCCTGCCTTGATAGAAATACAGCATTAATTATAGGTGAGGATACTTCTAGTTACGATGCTAACTTAAATTCTTTCTTTGATAAACTTGTCAAAGATTTTGATAACTCTTCTGCCGAAAAATTTATTATAGATGTAAGAGGAAATTTAGGTGGAAATCCTAAATTAATTAAATTCCTGATAAAAAAATTATCTATTGATAGTAAATTTAATAACTTTCAAAAATCCAAAAATAGAATTTTTGTTTTTACAGATAATTCAACCTTTTCAGCAGGTGCATTTGCTGCCTTGAACTTTAAACAAAGTTTTTCTAATGTTAAAATTATAGGAGAACCTACTGGGGGAGTTCAAAAAGTTTTTGCAAATCCTAGAACAAAACTATTAAGCTGTTCAAATTTATTTCTGACTTACTCCACTAAGGTATATTCTGATGGATCAAGTGAAAGGACTTCTATAAATCCTGACATTAATCCTCAAACTTCACTTAGAGATGAATTTTTTAGAGTTGATTCTGATTATGAAACTGTCAAAATGTTAAAAATACGTTGA
- a CDS encoding metallophosphoesterase family protein, with protein MKLAVISDIHSNLYALMKVLDDIDSEDVTSIICLGDLVGYGCHPNEVISLIKRRNILSLKGNYDASVIDNSYTYIRNTETNSFSLPWTFDELRASNKFFLSSLPTSMTLDFGNRKIKLVHGSPDKINEYLTEDYENLDAIMNNLSEDVLICAHTHMPYIKNFNNKLLINAGSVGKPKNGSPNATYAILEIYDNMPIKAKIKSVEYDYNKIIKDMQLNKFPSRLINSYESGIE; from the coding sequence ATGAAACTTGCTGTAATTTCAGATATACATAGTAATCTTTATGCATTGATGAAAGTATTAGATGATATAGATTCTGAAGATGTTACATCTATAATTTGTCTTGGAGACTTAGTTGGATATGGGTGCCATCCTAACGAAGTTATTTCTTTAATTAAACGACGTAACATTCTCTCATTAAAAGGAAATTATGATGCCTCTGTTATTGATAATTCTTATACCTATATCAGAAATACAGAAACAAATTCCTTCTCTTTGCCATGGACATTTGATGAACTAAGAGCTTCAAATAAATTTTTCTTATCTTCACTTCCTACATCTATGACATTAGACTTCGGAAATAGAAAAATCAAATTAGTTCACGGCAGCCCTGATAAGATTAATGAATATTTAACTGAGGACTATGAGAACTTAGATGCTATAATGAATAATCTATCAGAGGATGTGTTGATATGTGCTCATACTCATATGCCTTATATTAAAAATTTCAATAATAAATTGCTAATTAATGCCGGAAGTGTGGGCAAGCCTAAAAATGGTTCTCCTAACGCAACTTATGCCATTCTGGAGATATATGACAATATGCCTATAAAAGCCAAAATAAAATCAGTAGAATATGACTACAATAAAATAATAAAAGATATGCAATTAAATAAATTTCCTAGTAGGTTAATCAACTCTTACGAGAGTGGTATTGAATAA
- a CDS encoding helix-turn-helix domain-containing protein — MENFNLITPGEKIKNIRKTYNFRQHEISGNDITRNLISMIERGESNLTKTTATIIANNINNLCMTKNINYSVTPEYLLESVEDQLNSVINKFIDCTKSDPSKIYSGTYDDILLNIEKNINIYSSAKDKFNFYMYLGNVFDEANNPSKSYFYYLRAYENSGTSSPDEISSICSLIGYSCIRLQNYSAAINYNKIALYENEKRDLASIFAIRFNSIIALISLENYDDALNEITYVEENLSNILKSNPQKHFYFCCLKSNCYKGMKKYDLANTLNKNMLKNNSTTPLCKTILFTNIIEIYIETKDIKNLKIYLNKFYNYLESIKTLESNSHLASTYYSIGLGYLTINERDIARTFFNKSLQSAKEFKNEKYILQSLNQLVNLSDDSEKVIASITKQFMDMVQLKFIPKYNYVLMNILNLYSKRNDCTNISKLINFINSIEA, encoded by the coding sequence ATGGAAAATTTTAACCTCATTACTCCAGGTGAAAAGATTAAAAACATTAGGAAAACCTATAATTTTAGACAGCATGAAATTTCAGGCAATGATATTACTAGAAATTTAATCTCCATGATTGAAAGAGGAGAATCTAATCTAACAAAGACTACAGCTACTATAATTGCTAATAATATTAATAATCTTTGCATGACAAAAAATATCAATTATTCTGTAACTCCAGAATATCTTCTAGAAAGTGTTGAAGATCAACTTAATTCAGTAATAAATAAATTCATTGATTGCACAAAAAGTGATCCATCAAAAATATATAGTGGAACTTATGATGATATACTTCTGAATATAGAAAAAAACATAAATATCTATTCTTCTGCAAAAGATAAATTCAATTTTTATATGTATTTAGGAAATGTTTTTGATGAAGCTAACAATCCTTCTAAATCTTATTTTTATTATCTTAGAGCTTATGAAAATAGTGGTACAAGTTCTCCTGATGAAATTTCATCAATATGTTCATTAATAGGTTATTCTTGTATTAGACTGCAAAACTATTCTGCTGCTATCAATTATAATAAAATAGCTTTATATGAGAATGAAAAACGAGATCTTGCTTCAATTTTTGCTATTAGATTTAATTCAATAATTGCATTAATTAGTCTTGAAAATTATGATGATGCATTGAATGAAATAACTTATGTTGAAGAAAATCTATCGAATATATTAAAATCCAACCCGCAAAAACACTTTTATTTTTGTTGTCTAAAATCTAATTGCTATAAAGGCATGAAAAAGTATGATCTTGCTAATACTTTAAACAAAAATATGTTAAAAAATAATTCTACTACTCCACTATGTAAAACAATACTATTCACTAACATTATTGAAATCTATATAGAAACAAAAGATATAAAAAACCTTAAAATTTATTTAAATAAGTTTTATAATTATTTAGAATCTATTAAGACGTTGGAATCAAACTCTCATCTTGCCTCTACTTATTATAGTATTGGATTAGGATATTTAACTATTAACGAAAGAGATATCGCAAGAACATTCTTTAATAAATCTTTACAATCTGCTAAAGAATTTAAAAATGAAAAGTATATCCTTCAATCTTTAAATCAGCTAGTTAATCTATCAGATGACTCCGAAAAGGTAATTGCTAGCATAACCAAACAATTTATGGATATGGTACAATTAAAGTTTATCCCTAAATATAATTATGTATTAATGAATATACTAAACTTATATTCTAAAAGAAATGATTGTACTAATATAAGTAAACTCATAAACTTTATTAACAGTATTGAAGCTTAA